In the Coleofasciculus chthonoplastes PCC 7420 genome, one interval contains:
- a CDS encoding histone deacetylase: MGHSFPYYNQVRQALAQALTEYPALPLRKAQRRNFQSVHTAEYLRKLALKALEKQLDEVSAALPELSIECEGLEYGLPGYLYGLGGMMEAIDQMKKGSLKRAYCFSMVGHHAYSNWGHGYCLLNPLAVAARYAQMQGFEKILMIDWDIHHGDGTQSIFSHDPSIYCISIHSAVDLYMAKASDLKAGTTTAAEAVGHCNIPILNTSFPVDIVEELGLTGKFYYGHESINIFQQSLDCLPWKPDLITIFSGYDSHRDDCGKCTTGWTNADFCKLTEIVLDSAKRYRCPVLSSHGGGYRLPVTVAAAVAHVKTLATYT; encoded by the coding sequence ATGGGGCATTCTTTTCCCTACTACAACCAAGTTCGACAGGCTCTTGCCCAAGCTCTTACCGAATATCCTGCACTTCCATTAAGAAAAGCCCAGAGGCGCAATTTCCAGAGCGTTCATACTGCTGAGTATCTCCGAAAACTTGCATTAAAGGCTCTTGAAAAACAACTAGATGAGGTGAGTGCCGCCCTACCTGAATTGAGTATTGAGTGCGAAGGTTTGGAGTACGGTTTACCCGGATACCTCTATGGTTTAGGAGGCATGATGGAAGCAATTGATCAGATGAAAAAAGGGAGCCTGAAACGTGCCTATTGCTTCAGTATGGTCGGACATCATGCTTACAGTAATTGGGGACACGGTTATTGCCTTTTAAATCCTCTGGCTGTGGCAGCACGATACGCTCAGATGCAAGGATTTGAGAAAATTTTGATGATTGACTGGGATATTCATCATGGAGATGGCACTCAGTCAATTTTTAGCCATGATCCCAGTATCTATTGCATTAGTATTCACAGTGCTGTAGACCTTTATATGGCTAAAGCCTCAGACTTAAAAGCTGGGACAACTACGGCGGCTGAAGCTGTCGGACACTGTAATATTCCTATTTTAAATACATCGTTTCCCGTTGATATTGTAGAGGAACTGGGACTAACGGGTAAGTTTTACTATGGACATGAGAGCATCAACATTTTCCAGCAATCTTTAGATTGCCTTCCATGGAAACCGGACTTAATTACTATTTTCTCAGGTTATGACTCACATCGGGATGATTGTGGTAAATGTACAACAGGTTGGACGAATGCTGATTTTTGCAAACTGACTGAAATTGTATTAGATTCTGCCAAGAGATATAGGTGTCCAGTACTTTCTTCTCATGGAGGTGGCTACAGATTACCTGTCACCGTTGCAGCGGCTGTTGCTCATGTCAAGACTTTAGCAACATATACGTAG
- a CDS encoding sensor histidine kinase gives MPKSIGIKVIIGGYCLALLIFIGASVISSSHLTQLMETSRWMDYSDKLQDSLQDLLSQLNNASAIAQHQPWLLKQIPAQAQLLLQEQLGAVVTQIQRTQLSLILGDSLSIAILMVLGGLLLKQHSRFKAELELIRDRPLSETTLEQMAQREQLILSSAQRIRQTLDLDTILETTVTEVREFLGVDRVLVYRIWSDGTGSTVAESVTPDTAPILGQTFPAEVFPEQMHQLYCQGRIRTVVNPETDGVTPCLVEFLQQLGVKSKLVVPILQQEKLWGLLIAHHCSQPRQWQSLEIDLLYQLAIQVTIAIHQSQLYQQLQTELIERQSIENQLRQARDQLEIRVQERTAELMQTNADLQTQIHERREAEAALRISEERFRVALHNSPITVFNQDTNLRYTWVYNPASRINTDALIGKSELEMFAPENAQKLMPIKHRVLTTGVGERQEISIIVDGKVRYYDLTVEPLRNHAEEVVGITCAATNITEIRIREQELRESERFIQRIADAMPTALYLYDLIEKRHIYSNQQITQLIGYSPEEIQAMAPTFPQNLIHPDDQSKCTTAIKRFTTAKEGEIIETEYRIQHKSGEWRWLYSREMVFTRTANGLPQQILGTAQDITEHKQAELIRLALAQEQELRQLQLNFFSMASHEFRTPLSTILASVQLLKYYYPEGSDHKIRRNIDRIETTAKTMTQLLNDILTINRAETGKLEFTPRPFELEKFCCHLVEEMQVNAGSNYLINFISQNQYIIVCLDEKLLRSILMNLLSNAIKYSPLGSQIDLILTCSQSTATFQIKDSGIGIPIEDQKKLFGIFHRGTNIGNIPGTGLGLAVVRKCLDIQGGMISVNSEVGVGTTMTIMIPLHDQSAV, from the coding sequence ATGCCAAAATCTATCGGGATCAAAGTTATTATCGGTGGTTATTGTCTGGCATTACTTATTTTTATAGGGGCTAGTGTCATTTCCTCTAGCCACCTAACTCAACTGATGGAAACTTCCCGATGGATGGACTATAGTGACAAGTTACAGGATTCTCTGCAAGATTTATTGTCTCAGCTCAACAACGCCTCTGCGATCGCCCAACACCAGCCATGGCTTTTGAAGCAGATCCCAGCGCAAGCACAACTGTTGTTACAAGAACAGTTAGGGGCTGTAGTCACTCAGATCCAGAGAACCCAGTTGAGTCTAATTCTGGGAGATAGTCTCAGCATCGCCATACTTATGGTGCTAGGCGGGTTACTCCTGAAGCAGCATTCTAGATTCAAAGCCGAGTTAGAGTTAATTCGCGATCGCCCTCTGTCTGAAACAACTCTAGAACAAATGGCGCAACGAGAGCAACTCATCCTCAGTAGCGCTCAACGCATCCGCCAAACCCTAGATTTGGACACCATTCTTGAAACCACAGTAACCGAAGTCCGAGAATTTCTTGGCGTTGATCGAGTCTTAGTCTATCGGATTTGGTCTGATGGTACAGGAAGTACCGTAGCCGAATCTGTCACTCCGGATACCGCACCCATTCTGGGACAAACGTTTCCGGCTGAAGTGTTTCCCGAACAGATGCATCAATTGTACTGTCAAGGACGAATTCGCACCGTAGTCAATCCAGAAACCGATGGAGTAACGCCCTGCTTAGTGGAATTCCTCCAGCAGTTAGGTGTCAAATCTAAACTCGTCGTACCCATTCTGCAACAAGAAAAGCTTTGGGGACTACTGATTGCTCATCACTGTTCTCAACCCAGACAATGGCAATCCTTAGAAATTGACTTACTGTATCAATTAGCCATCCAAGTTACCATTGCTATTCACCAATCCCAACTCTATCAACAGCTTCAGACTGAATTAATTGAACGTCAATCCATTGAAAACCAACTGCGTCAAGCCCGTGATCAACTAGAAATCAGAGTTCAAGAACGGACGGCTGAACTGATGCAGACGAACGCAGATCTCCAAACGCAAATCCATGAACGCAGGGAAGCAGAAGCCGCATTAAGAATTAGTGAAGAACGCTTTCGGGTTGCGCTGCATAACTCACCGATCACAGTATTTAATCAAGACACAAATTTGCGTTACACCTGGGTCTATAATCCGGCGAGTCGGATTAATACCGACGCACTAATTGGAAAATCAGAATTAGAAATGTTTGCACCGGAAAATGCCCAAAAGCTAATGCCGATTAAACATCGTGTCTTGACCACAGGAGTCGGTGAGCGCCAAGAGATATCGATTATCGTAGACGGCAAAGTCCGGTACTACGATTTAACCGTAGAACCCTTACGAAACCATGCCGAAGAAGTAGTTGGCATTACCTGTGCCGCCACCAACATTACCGAAATTAGGATTCGGGAACAAGAACTGCGGGAAAGTGAACGGTTTATTCAACGCATTGCTGACGCAATGCCAACCGCTTTGTATCTCTATGATTTAATCGAAAAGCGCCATATCTACAGCAATCAACAAATCACTCAACTTATCGGCTACTCCCCCGAAGAAATCCAAGCCATGGCACCGACATTTCCGCAAAATCTGATTCATCCAGATGATCAATCTAAATGTACCACTGCCATTAAACGATTTACCACCGCTAAAGAGGGAGAAATTATTGAGACAGAGTATCGCATTCAACATAAATCAGGTGAATGGCGCTGGCTGTACAGTCGCGAGATGGTGTTCACTCGCACAGCTAATGGTTTACCCCAGCAAATTCTCGGTACTGCCCAAGATATTACCGAACACAAGCAAGCAGAATTAATCCGTCTGGCACTTGCACAAGAGCAGGAACTCAGACAACTCCAGCTTAACTTCTTCTCTATGGCATCCCATGAATTTCGCACTCCCTTAAGTACTATTTTAGCTAGTGTCCAATTGCTGAAATATTATTATCCAGAAGGCTCAGATCATAAAATTCGGCGTAATATTGACCGCATTGAGACAACAGCTAAAACCATGACTCAGCTTTTGAATGATATCTTAACAATTAATCGAGCGGAAACGGGAAAATTAGAGTTTACCCCTCGCCCATTTGAATTAGAAAAATTTTGTTGTCATTTGGTGGAAGAGATGCAAGTGAATGCTGGTTCAAATTATTTGATTAATTTTATTAGTCAAAATCAATATATTATTGTCTGCTTAGATGAAAAATTATTACGCTCTATTTTAATGAACTTACTTTCTAATGCAATTAAATATTCTCCACTAGGTAGTCAAATAGATTTGATATTAACCTGTAGTCAATCTACCGCGACATTTCAAATCAAAGATTCAGGGATTGGGATTCCTATAGAGGATCAAAAAAAATTGTTTGGTATATTTCATCGCGGTACAAATATTGGCAATATTCCCGGAACCGGATTAGGATTAGCGGTTGTCAGGAAATGTCTAGACATACAAGGCGGTATGATTTCAGTCAATAGTGAAGTAGGAGTCGGTACAACGATGACAATCATGATACCCTTGCATGACCAAAGTGCAGTATAA
- a CDS encoding response regulator transcription factor, with the protein MRILLVEDDIYLAEALAEALAIQRYAVDTVSDGEAAWVQVNTLNYDLILLDMMLPKLDGIHLCQRLRSNGYQMPVLMITARDTSTDKVIGLDAGADDYMVKPLDIPELLARIRALLRRGQTVSPPILEWGQLRLDPGTYEVCYGDQTLRLTPKEYSLLELLIRNGRQIMSRSAIIEHVWSIDNPPKEDTIKVHVKSLRSKLRAVGAPEDLIETVHGLGYRLKSLSE; encoded by the coding sequence GTGAGAATTCTTCTAGTCGAAGATGATATTTATTTGGCTGAAGCTTTGGCTGAAGCCCTGGCGATACAACGGTATGCCGTTGATACGGTTTCCGATGGAGAGGCGGCTTGGGTGCAAGTGAATACCCTCAATTACGACCTAATTTTGCTCGATATGATGTTGCCGAAATTGGATGGGATTCATTTGTGCCAACGCTTGCGTTCCAATGGTTATCAGATGCCAGTTTTGATGATCACGGCTCGCGATACCAGTACGGATAAAGTTATCGGTTTGGACGCAGGCGCTGATGACTATATGGTTAAGCCTCTGGATATTCCAGAGTTACTGGCGAGAATTCGAGCGTTACTGCGACGAGGGCAAACGGTTTCTCCCCCTATTTTAGAGTGGGGACAATTGCGTTTAGATCCAGGGACTTATGAAGTCTGCTACGGCGATCAAACTTTACGCTTGACTCCCAAAGAATATAGTCTTTTAGAATTGCTGATTCGTAATGGGCGGCAAATTATGAGTCGGAGTGCCATTATTGAGCATGTTTGGTCTATCGATAATCCTCCGAAAGAAGATACGATTAAGGTTCATGTCAAAAGCCTGCGCTCCAAACTTCGAGCCGTAGGCGCTCCAGAAGATTTAATTGAAACGGTACACGGTTTAGGTTATCGTCTCAAATCTCTTTCTGAATAA
- a CDS encoding APC family permease: MPESKAPPSLKRELDLRGAILVGLGSMVGTGVFVSIGIAAGVAGTSVILAVAIAALLAACNGLSSAQLAANHSVSGGTYEYGYRYLTPWLGFTAGWMFLLAKTASAATAALGFAGYLLNALRLDATQWLVPLALVTVVILTLIVLGGIRRSNLTNLIIVSITLLSLMIFIITGLPHVTPGNFTPFFPTDTSDKRAIASLLHGSALMFVAYTGYGRIATLGEEVHQPRRTIPIAIILTMIITMILYMAIAAVGVGSVGVDTLSAATQSNAAPLEVASRQFGIPIVPPFLALGAMTAMVGVLLNLILGLSRVLLAMGRRRDMPRIVARLNAAGTTPYISVICIGVAIAALVLIGNVKTTWSFSAFTVLVYYALTNLSALRLSAQERLYPKWIAGVGLAGCLILAFWVEQQIWLVGLGLIVAGLTWKTIVLPLALGSRNH; encoded by the coding sequence ATGCCAGAATCTAAAGCGCCACCCTCGCTAAAACGAGAATTGGATCTTCGGGGTGCTATCCTAGTTGGACTTGGTTCGATGGTGGGAACCGGGGTATTTGTCAGTATTGGTATCGCCGCCGGAGTCGCTGGAACATCGGTAATTTTAGCTGTTGCGATCGCAGCCTTACTCGCCGCCTGTAATGGGTTAAGTAGCGCCCAACTCGCAGCGAATCATTCTGTTAGTGGGGGAACTTATGAATATGGGTATCGCTATCTTACCCCTTGGCTGGGCTTTACGGCGGGTTGGATGTTCCTGTTGGCGAAAACAGCATCAGCAGCGACGGCGGCTTTGGGGTTTGCGGGTTATTTGTTAAATGCGTTGCGTCTGGATGCGACTCAATGGTTAGTCCCCCTGGCGCTGGTGACAGTCGTTATCTTGACGCTAATTGTCTTAGGGGGAATTCGCCGTTCTAACCTAACTAACCTAATTATCGTTTCCATTACCCTACTCTCGCTGATGATCTTTATCATCACGGGTTTACCTCACGTCACCCCTGGGAATTTTACCCCCTTTTTCCCCACCGACACCTCAGATAAACGTGCGATCGCCTCTTTACTTCATGGCAGTGCTTTAATGTTTGTGGCGTATACTGGCTATGGTCGGATTGCCACATTGGGAGAAGAGGTGCATCAACCGCGACGCACTATCCCGATCGCGATTATCTTGACGATGATTATCACCATGATCCTATATATGGCAATCGCCGCCGTGGGTGTGGGTTCTGTGGGTGTGGATACCCTTAGCGCCGCTACCCAATCAAACGCCGCCCCCTTGGAAGTCGCTTCTCGCCAATTTGGGATTCCCATCGTTCCCCCATTCCTCGCCCTGGGTGCAATGACGGCGATGGTAGGCGTATTGCTAAACCTGATATTGGGATTATCTCGCGTACTATTGGCTATGGGGCGTCGTCGGGATATGCCGAGAATCGTAGCGCGTCTGAATGCGGCGGGAACCACACCCTATATATCGGTGATTTGTATTGGAGTTGCGATCGCGGCGTTGGTTCTGATTGGTAATGTCAAAACAACTTGGTCATTTAGCGCGTTTACCGTTTTGGTTTATTATGCCCTTACCAACCTGTCTGCCCTACGCCTATCTGCCCAAGAACGATTGTATCCCAAATGGATAGCTGGAGTAGGATTAGCCGGGTGTCTCATCTTAGCCTTTTGGGTGGAACAACAAATTTGGTTAGTTGGTCTGGGATTAATTGTAGCCGGATTAACCTGGAAAACGATAGTATTGCCATTGGCTTTAGGTTCACGAAATCACTAA
- a CDS encoding HAD family hydrolase produces the protein MLQALLFDLDGTLADTDPIHFQTWQDILREYGLEFDHAFYQTHFSGRLNAAIVKDLLPHLSLEAGKQLGDYKEAEYRKRAAKQLKPLGGLLEVLDWANQKQLKQAVVTNAPKDNAQFMLQVLGLDKHFTTVVLAEELEKGKPDPMPYQVGLELLGVSPVSAVAFEDSLTGVRSAVGAGILTIGVATTHEPQALMAAGAELVVNDLTDPNLEDLLHCFGREMNTIAL, from the coding sequence ATGCTTCAGGCATTATTATTTGATTTAGACGGCACCTTAGCGGATACTGACCCTATCCATTTTCAGACGTGGCAAGATATCTTGCGCGAGTATGGCTTAGAGTTTGATCATGCCTTCTACCAAACTCATTTTAGCGGTCGTCTCAATGCGGCGATTGTCAAGGATTTATTACCCCATCTGTCTCTAGAAGCAGGAAAACAGTTAGGGGATTATAAAGAAGCAGAATATCGGAAACGTGCCGCCAAACAATTGAAACCTTTAGGCGGATTGCTAGAGGTGTTAGATTGGGCAAATCAAAAGCAACTGAAGCAGGCGGTGGTGACAAATGCACCGAAAGATAATGCCCAATTTATGTTGCAAGTTCTCGGTTTAGATAAGCACTTTACCACCGTTGTTTTAGCGGAGGAACTGGAAAAGGGTAAACCTGATCCCATGCCTTATCAGGTAGGGTTAGAATTATTGGGTGTATCCCCGGTTTCAGCCGTGGCGTTTGAAGATTCCTTAACTGGCGTTCGTTCCGCCGTCGGTGCGGGAATTTTAACGATTGGTGTGGCGACGACTCATGAACCACAGGCGTTAATGGCGGCGGGGGCGGAGTTGGTGGTTAATGATTTGACTGACCCCAATCTGGAAGATTTACTGCATTGTTTTGGGCGGGAGATGAACACTATCGCATTGTGA
- a CDS encoding DUF4351 domain-containing protein: MIQSQLTPPKVSYRIEWKKLPDDFHLPDEPVENIYHPLLASALQEILEIAGFITASMLFASNFAICATVDGKIVVKAPDWFYVPNVLPIAPEVTRRSYTPHTEGDIPAIVMEFLSETEQGEYSAKSTYPYGKWYFYERILQVPIYVIFNPNDGTLEVHDLVAGHYELRQPDGNGRYWIAAMGLYLGVWYGTKAEITCYWLRWRDESGTLLPWGVERVEQSLQEGVQQGRMQEKLAMINRLLIRRIGEITPDMQSRINGLSATALDELSEALLDFTDMADLVNWIEQC; the protein is encoded by the coding sequence ATGATTCAATCTCAACTCACACCGCCAAAAGTATCCTACAGGATTGAATGGAAAAAACTGCCTGATGATTTTCACTTACCCGATGAACCTGTGGAGAATATTTATCATCCCTTACTCGCATCAGCACTGCAAGAGATTCTAGAAATCGCTGGCTTTATCACCGCCTCTATGCTATTCGCCTCCAACTTTGCTATCTGTGCCACTGTGGATGGCAAAATAGTGGTCAAAGCACCAGACTGGTTTTATGTTCCCAATGTGTTACCTATCGCGCCAGAAGTCACTCGTCGCAGTTATACCCCTCATACAGAGGGAGATATCCCAGCCATTGTTATGGAGTTTCTCTCTGAGACTGAACAGGGGGAATACTCAGCGAAATCGACTTATCCCTATGGAAAATGGTATTTTTATGAGCGGATTTTGCAAGTCCCAATTTATGTTATTTTTAACCCCAATGATGGGACATTAGAAGTCCATGATTTAGTAGCTGGACATTATGAATTGCGACAACCTGATGGGAATGGACGCTACTGGATTGCCGCAATGGGTTTATATTTGGGAGTTTGGTACGGCACTAAGGCAGAAATAACCTGCTATTGGTTACGGTGGCGGGACGAATCAGGAACTCTTTTACCTTGGGGAGTTGAGCGAGTGGAACAAAGTTTACAGGAAGGAGTACAACAAGGAAGAATGCAGGAAAAGTTAGCTATGATTAACCGTTTATTGATTCGCCGAATTGGTGAAATTACTCCAGATATGCAATCCCGAATTAATGGTTTATCGGCAACAGCTTTAGATGAATTAAGTGAGGCTTTATTAGATTTTACGGATATGGCAGATTTAGTCAATTGGATTGAGCAGTGTTAA